The proteins below come from a single Halostagnicola larsenii XH-48 genomic window:
- a CDS encoding translation initiation factor IF-2 subunit beta, translated as MDYESSLDRAMENVPDIGGDEERLQIPDAQPQKDGAFTRFTNLGDIADVLSRETEHLHRFVQRELGTSGKLAEGRARYNGTFSQQDFDAVVDAYVEEYVLCSECGLPDTRLVREDRTPMLRCDACGAFRPVTKRSSGGQQQQQREAVEEGQTYTVEITGTGRKGDGVAEKGKYTIFVPGADEGDVVDIYIKNISGNLAFARRD; from the coding sequence ATGGATTACGAATCGAGTCTCGACCGCGCGATGGAGAACGTCCCCGACATCGGGGGCGACGAAGAACGGTTGCAGATTCCCGATGCACAGCCCCAGAAAGACGGCGCGTTCACCCGGTTTACCAACCTCGGGGATATCGCAGATGTCCTTTCTCGAGAGACCGAGCACCTCCACCGGTTCGTCCAGCGGGAACTTGGCACCAGTGGAAAACTCGCGGAGGGCCGGGCCCGGTACAACGGTACGTTCTCCCAGCAGGACTTCGACGCCGTCGTCGATGCCTACGTCGAGGAGTACGTCCTCTGTTCGGAGTGTGGCCTGCCGGACACCCGCCTCGTCCGCGAGGACCGCACGCCGATGCTCCGGTGTGACGCCTGCGGTGCGTTCCGACCGGTCACCAAGCGCTCTTCGGGCGGCCAGCAACAACAACAGCGAGAAGCCGTCGAGGAGGGACAGACCTACACCGTCGAGATCACCGGCACGGGCCGCAAAGGCGACGGCGTCGCGGAGAAAGGCAAGTACACGATCTTCGTTCCCGGCGCGGACGAGGGGGACGTGGTCGACATCTACATCAAGAACATCTCGGGCAACCTCGCGTTCGCCCGGCGCGACTAA
- a CDS encoding formyltransferase family protein, with translation MTTTRERLEVDHATGNDPATQTDPGTETDLTAASRPKTGPRRVCLLADPYLERWQIRALERAIERTDIEIPLVLVAAPADPDVDPEAAASAVNGGLSIDTIRLGASLLARERAWSLVVAERKLAELVGPESHPLEHRQRVGDVDCLESSTVRHVRPIEDGNWNELPESAVEAAADRCDVVVRFGFGLVRGDILTATEHGVLSFHPADIRRYRGLGPPKAFVDDRSSIGATLQRLTEGIDSGEIVAEDWIDIDDCATLWDVYDRVHELEVELLATGIESLRDPGLEPTVPDSLGAYYSTKSRREVGFALRTLAKNLRGRLGLR, from the coding sequence ATGACGACGACACGAGAACGCTTGGAGGTCGACCACGCGACGGGGAACGATCCAGCGACACAAACTGACCCGGGGACGGAGACCGATTTAACGGCCGCCTCGAGGCCCAAAACCGGTCCGCGTCGCGTCTGTCTCCTCGCCGATCCCTACCTCGAGCGCTGGCAGATCCGCGCGCTCGAGCGGGCGATCGAGCGGACGGATATCGAGATTCCGCTGGTGCTGGTGGCCGCCCCCGCCGACCCCGACGTCGACCCCGAAGCCGCCGCCTCGGCGGTCAACGGCGGCCTCAGCATCGACACGATTCGACTGGGAGCGTCCCTCCTCGCTCGGGAGCGAGCCTGGTCGCTGGTCGTCGCCGAACGGAAACTCGCCGAACTGGTCGGGCCTGAGTCCCATCCGCTCGAGCACCGCCAGCGGGTCGGGGACGTCGACTGCCTCGAGTCGTCGACGGTTCGTCACGTGCGCCCGATCGAAGACGGCAACTGGAACGAACTCCCCGAATCGGCCGTCGAGGCCGCTGCGGACCGGTGTGACGTCGTCGTCAGGTTCGGCTTCGGACTGGTTCGCGGCGACATTCTCACCGCGACCGAACACGGCGTGTTGAGTTTTCACCCCGCAGATATCAGGCGGTATCGGGGGCTCGGACCACCGAAGGCGTTCGTCGACGATCGCTCGAGCATCGGTGCGACGCTGCAGCGACTCACCGAGGGCATCGACAGCGGCGAGATCGTCGCCGAAGACTGGATCGACATCGACGACTGTGCGACGCTGTGGGACGTCTACGATCGCGTCCACGAACTCGAGGTCGAGTTACTCGCGACCGGGATCGAATCGCTTCGCGATCCGGGGCTCGAGCCGACCGTTCCCGATTCGCTCGGGGCGTACTACTCGACGAAATCGCGCCGGGAGGTCGGGTTCGCGTTGCGTACGCTAGCGAAGAATCTTCGTGGGCGCTTGGGCCTCCGTTGA